The Phoenix dactylifera cultivar Barhee BC4 chromosome 15, palm_55x_up_171113_PBpolish2nd_filt_p, whole genome shotgun sequence genome contains a region encoding:
- the LOC103704301 gene encoding protein DETOXIFICATION 48-like, with translation MGNPTPSSSLPFSSLKMSSLLVPRNEHLEEDLQRWPTVSEVVEEMGAIGRISIPTALTGLVLYSRAMISMLFLGYLGELELAGGSLSIGFANITGYSVLSGLAMGMEPICGQAYGAKQWKVLGLTLQRTVLLLLSASLPISFLWLNMKRILLWCGQDEQISSTAHTFITFAIPDLVFLSLLHPLRVYLRSQNITLPVTYCSCISVILHVPLNYLLVVHFGMGIAGAALAMVWTNLNLLLCLLLFVLVSGVYKDSWVSPSADCLKGWSALLRLAIPTCASVCLEWWWYEFMIMLCGLLVNPKATVASMGILIQTTSLVYVFPSALSLGVSTRVGNELGASRPAKARRATIVSLACAVVLGLMAMAFTTSMRHRWGRLFTNDEEILELTAVALPIAGLCELGNCPQTTGCGVLRGSARPNTGATINLGSFYLVGMPVAIFMAFAAGMGFAGLWLGLLAAQASCATLMAYALVTTDWVVEAERAKELTKASNSSSIAALSIANDSDGVGNAIPASSQDGKKTANLEEILCIGDDGKSEPLETDPLISVE, from the exons ATGGGCAATCCCACACCCTCCTcttcccttcccttctcctCCCTCAAAATGTCCAGCCTCCTAGTCCCCCGGAATGAACACTTGGAAGAGGACCTCCAAAGATGGCCTACTGTCTCTGAG GTGGTGGAGGAAATGGGAGCCATAGGAAGGATATCCATCCCCACAGCTCTAACTGGCCTAGTCCTCTATTCGCGCGCCATGATCTCGATGCTCTTCCTCGGCTACCTTGGCGAGCTCGAGCTCGCAGGCGGCTCCCTCTCCATCGGCTTCGCCAACATCACGGGCTACTCGGTCCTGTCGGGCCTCGCCATGGGCATGGAGCCCATCTGCGGCCAGGCCTACGGCGCGAAGCAGTGGAAGGTCCTGGGCCTCACCCTCCAGAGAActgttctcctcctcctctctgctTCCCTTCCTATCTCCTTCCTCTGGCTCAACATGAAGAGGATTCTCCTGTGGTGCGGCCAGGATGAGCAAATCTCCTCCACTGCCCACACCTTCATCACCTTCGCTATCCCGGACCTCGTCTTCCTCTCGCTCCTCCACCCACTTAGAGTCTACCTGAGGTCTCAGAACATCACCTTGCCGGTCACCTACTGCTCCTGCATCTCCGTCATCCTCCACGTCCCGTTAAACTACCTCCTCGTCGTCCACTTCGGAATGGGCATCGCCGGCGCGGCCTTGGCAATGGTCTGGACCAATCTGAATCTGCTCCTTTGCTTGCTTCTCTTCGTACTGGTCTCCGGAGTCTACAAGGACTCATGGGTGAGCCCGAGTGCCGACTGCCTCAAGGGGTGGTCGGCGCTGCTTCGGCTCGCCATCCCGACATGCGCCTCAGTGTGCCTCGAGTGGTGGTGGTACGAGTTCATGATCATGCTGTGCGGCCTCTTGGTAAATCCGAAGGCGACGGTGGCATCGATGGGAATACTGATCCAGACGACGTCGCTGGTGTATGTCTTCCCCTCAGCACTGAGCCTTGGGGTGTCAACCCGGGTGGGGAACGAGTTGGGAGCCAGTCGGCCTGCCAAGGCCCGGAGAGCTACGATCGTGTCGCTGGCCTGCGCGGTTGTGCTTGGGCTAATGGCGATGGCGTTCACGACCTCGATGAGGCACCGGTGGGGGAGGCTATTCACAAACGACGAGGAGATTCTAGAGCTCACGGCGGTGGCGCTGCCGATCGCTGGGCTTTGCGAGCTCGGGAACTGCCCGCAGACGACGGGGTGCGGTGTGCTGAGAGGGAGCGCGAGGCCCAACACCGGGGCTACCATCAATCTGGGTTCCTTCTACTTGGTCGGGATGCCGGTCGCCATTTTCATGGCTTTTGCCGCTGGCATGGGCTTCGCCGGCCTGTGGTTGGGCTTGCTTGCGGCGCAGGCATCATGCGCTACGTTAATGGCATATGCGCTCGTTACGACGGATTGGGTCGTGGAGGCGGAGAGAGCTAAAGAACTCACGAAGGCTTCCAATTCTTCCTCTATTGCTGCCCTTTCTATTGCTAATGATTCCGATGGCGTTGGGAATGCAATTCCAGCTTCTAGTCAAGATGGCAAGAAGACAGCTAATTTGGAAGAGATCCTGTGCATTGGTGATGATGGGAAGAGCGAACCTTTAGAGACAGATCCGCTCATTTCCGTGGAATAA